Proteins co-encoded in one Armatimonadota bacterium genomic window:
- a CDS encoding enoyl-CoA hydratase-related protein: protein MTYAHLLVERDGPVVVVTLHRPQVLNALNRATMDELVDALEAADRDDDVRCMVLTGSDRAFAAGADVTEFVEATPVTMLTGYRFQQWERIRHLSKPLIAAVRGYALGGGCELAMLCDMIVAGESARFGQPEINIGLMPGAGGTQRLTRAVGKARAMEIVLTGRHVPAAEAYAMGLVTRVVPDEVVLDEARRLAHLIASKPPVAVRLAKEAVLRAFDTTLEVGLEHERRLFYLLFATDDKTEGVRAFLEKRPPTFRGR, encoded by the coding sequence ATGACCTACGCACACCTGCTGGTCGAGCGCGATGGGCCCGTGGTCGTCGTGACGCTGCACCGCCCGCAGGTCCTGAACGCGCTGAACCGTGCGACGATGGACGAGCTGGTCGACGCGCTGGAGGCCGCCGACCGCGACGACGACGTCCGCTGCATGGTGCTGACCGGCAGCGACCGGGCATTTGCAGCCGGCGCCGACGTCACCGAGTTCGTCGAGGCCACCCCGGTGACGATGCTCACCGGCTACCGCTTTCAGCAGTGGGAGCGCATTCGCCACCTCAGCAAACCCCTCATCGCTGCGGTGCGCGGCTACGCACTGGGCGGAGGCTGCGAGCTGGCCATGCTGTGCGACATGATCGTGGCCGGCGAGAGCGCCCGGTTCGGGCAGCCGGAGATCAACATCGGTCTCATGCCGGGCGCGGGCGGCACCCAGCGCCTTACGCGCGCCGTGGGCAAGGCCCGGGCGATGGAGATCGTGCTGACCGGCCGGCACGTGCCGGCCGCCGAAGCCTACGCCATGGGGCTGGTGACCCGGGTGGTGCCCGACGAGGTCGTGCTGGACGAGGCTCGACGGCTGGCGCACCTGATCGCCTCGAAGCCGCCGGTGGCCGTGCGGCTGGCGAAGGAAGCGGTGCTGCGGGCGTTCGACACCACCCTCGAGGTCGGGCTGGAGCACGAGCGGCGGCTGTTCTACCTTCTGTTCGCCACCGACGACAAGACCGAGGGCGTCCGGGCGTTCCTGGAGAAGCGCCCGCCGACCTTTCGCGGTCGCTGA